One part of the Diadema setosum chromosome 22, eeDiaSeto1, whole genome shotgun sequence genome encodes these proteins:
- the LOC140245132 gene encoding caspase-3-like: MNLRDKGMAFILNNNNFVDRRKRKGSEVDVLNVTHVFQEIGYKIVVVQDLAIDEIREALASLKTKIRPSHTSVVLVFMSHGDREGICGKDGKVITVEEIKETLSGRNCPELRGKPKIFFFQACRGEGTAQMQQSHPNVPNYHYKMTTSATDKTVQPVSRPDRSTGGAGSFNPVDIGDESGKGSGLNQAKISQPIELDSIPDNAHMLIAHATCEGYVALRDNVNGSWFIQALCEELIAGAHLYDLSTIMTKVSGRVQRQRGCVRQEMGTVITYQTTQTISQGIVKKIYFLPKYPPYTLAAVSRSMKAATRNHVV; encoded by the exons ATGAATCTGAGGGACAAAGGCATGGCGTTTAttcttaacaacaacaacttcgtgGACCGACGAAAGAGGAAGGGATCAGAAGTTGACGTACTAAATGTAACTCATGTCTTCCAAGAAATCGGTTACAAGATCGTAGTCGTTCAGGATCTGGCTATTGAC GAAATCAGGGAGGCGCTCGCCTCACTGAAGACCAAGATTCGGCCATCTCATACCTCGGTCGTTCTCGTGTTCATGAGCCATGGAGACCGCGAAGGGATTTGTGGAAAGGACGGAAAAGTCATCACTGTGGAGGAAATAAAAGAGACACTTTCCGGGAGAAACTGTCCGGAATTGAGAGGAAAACCCAAAATCTTCTTCTTCCAGGCTTGCAGGGGAG AAGGAACCGCTCAAATGCAACAGAGTCATCCAAATGTACCGAACTATCATT atAAGATGACGACAAGTGCAACGGACAAAACGGTACAGCCGGTATCACGGCCTGACAGGAGTACCGGAGGTGCCGGCTCGTTTAACCCAGTTGACATTGGAGATGAATCAGGCAAAGGATCCGGTCTTAATCAAGCGAAGATTTCTCAACCTATCGAACTCGACAGTATTCCTGACAATGCGCACATGCTCATTGCTCATGCGACTTGCGAAG GCTATGTTGCACTGAGGGATAACGTCAACGGATCTTGGTTCATTCAGGCGTTATGCGAAGAACTTATTGCTGGGGCACACCTGTACGACCTTAGCACCATAATGACCAAG GTGAGTGGGCGCGTCCAAAGACAGCGAGGTTGCGTACGCCAGGAGATGGGAACGGTTATCACCTACCAGACGACGCAGACAATCAGCCAGGGGATAGTGAAAAAGATATACTTCTTACCCAAGTATCCACCCTACACACTCGCAGCAGTTTCCCGGTCCATGAAGGCGGCGACTAGGAACCATGTAGTGTAA